Genomic DNA from Myxococcaceae bacterium JPH2:
GGGGCGCAGCACCAGCGCGGCGTCGGGGCGCACGCCGTAAGGGGCCAGCACGGCCACGGCGTCGCTGGCGGCCCAGGCGTTGTCGTCGTCGGGGCGGTAGACCCGCACCTCGGTGGGGCCGAAGAAGAAGGCCGTGTCGCCGGCCTCGGCCACGCCCACGGCCACCAGCCGCTGCGCCAGCTCCACCGAGCGCCACGCGGGCGTGCTCCAGCGGAAGCCGAACGGGTAGACGATGATGGCGGAAGCGGCGAGGCGCGCCGGCGCGGCATCGGAGCGCCGCACCTGGGGGCCGCCGCTGCCCTGGCACGCGGCGCTGAGACACGCGAGCGCGACGAGGGCCACGGCGGCGCGCGAACGGGACGAGGGGCCGAGGGGGTTCACCCCCCGAAGTGAAGACGAAGAGCCCCTCGGGAATCCAGTCCGGGGCCTGTTTTCGCTAGTACGTCGCGGGCGCGTCGCTGGCGGGGAAGGACTCCTTGGACTGCAGGTCCACGATGTCGTCCGAGGCATTCCCCCCGGATTTCATGCCCGCGTTCACCTGGGCCCGCACGCTCGAACCCCGGGCGCCTGCCTTCTTCGCCGCGCCCCCGCGAGCGCGCCGGGCCTCCTCGGGGCTGGCTCCCAGCCGGGCCGCGAGCAGGTTCTTCGCGCGCTCCAGCAGGTGCTGCTGCTCCTCGCGCCAGTCCTGAAAGAGCTGCCGCAGGGCGGGCTCTCCCGAGGGGCCCGCGTCCGCCAGGGCCCGCTCGCAGGCCGCCACGCCCTTCGTGAGGTGGTACACCGCCCCCACGAGGGCGGAGGTCTCGTCGTGGGTGCCCGCCTGCCGCGCGTTGCCTGCCATGGTGCTCCTCCCGAGCGTTGGGGTGCCTCTGCCAGCAAAGCTATGCACGAGGCCGGGGCACGCGGAGGAGCGGGGCGGCTGTCCGCCCGGCCCCTTCAGGCCTGGAGCATCGGGTCCAGCTTGCCCTCGTTGTCCAGGCGGGCCAGGTCCGAGTAGCCGCCCACGTGGTCCTCGCCGATGAAGATCTGCGGCACCGTGCGCTGACCGCCGCTGCGCTCCACCAGGCGGGCGCGCTCGTCATCGTCGCCGGTGACATCCACCTCTTCGTAGTCCACGCCCTTGCGCTTGAGCAGGTCCTTGGCCCGGAGGCAAAAGCCGCAATAGTTCGTCGTATAGATTTTCACGGGCTTCATCGGGGACTTCCTCCTTCTTCCTATTCCCCAGAGTAAGGGCCACCCCCTCGCGCCGCCACCGTCGCGACCGCCTGAACGCACGAAGGCCCCCGGCTCCCGCGAGGGAACCGGAGGCCT
This window encodes:
- the grxC gene encoding glutaredoxin 3, whose translation is MKPVKIYTTNYCGFCLRAKDLLKRKGVDYEEVDVTGDDDERARLVERSGGQRTVPQIFIGEDHVGGYSDLARLDNEGKLDPMLQA